The proteins below are encoded in one region of Helianthus annuus cultivar XRQ/B chromosome 2, HanXRQr2.0-SUNRISE, whole genome shotgun sequence:
- the LOC110906722 gene encoding uncharacterized protein LOC110906722 yields MFSREAGLYMWRSIPFDKIGWDNVEQHYKDALMNHLRENFNFDEVERDIEAKNLTGGIRAVLMKRYSDRKYDAKKLFKSKGGYNDLESARAFHPKDMPYDNWLRTIEGFREAKYIKRSEANTLVREKQQFPYHGGTSSYV; encoded by the exons ATGTTTTCACGGGAGGCCGGCCTGTATATGTGGCGGTCCATCCCCTTCGATAAAATTGGATGGGATAACGTTGAACAACATTACAAGGATGCCCTCATGAACCACTTACGG gaaaatttcaattttgatgAAGTGGAACGTGATATAGAGGCCAAAAACTTGACGGGTGGCATTAGGGCTGTGCTTATGAAGCGGTACTCTGACCGCAAGTACGATGCTAAAAAATTATTTAAGAGCAAGGGAGGTTACAATGATCTTGAGAGTGCAAGGGCATTCCATCCCAAGGATATGCCCTATGATAACTGGTTGAGAACCATCGAAGGTTTCCGGGAAGCTAAATATATTAAAAGAAGCGAGGCCAACACACTAGTACGCGAGAAACAACAATTCCCATACCATGGGGGGACATCTTCGTACG TTTAA